The DNA segment CGTTGTGGTGCAGGTTGAAAATAATACCGGGAGGCGCATCACCCATCTTGAGGGATTTATTTCTAAACTGAATGCATCTGGAAGACGCACTGCCCAGCGAAGATTATCCATGATACGGAGAGCCGATCCGGGTTTTGAACCGGGATTTTCCATATCGCGAGGTCTTCATTATCCGCATTCCGGAACAATAGTTGAAGATTATATTTTTGAAATTTCGAAATTAAAATTCTTCGGAGATCAAAATATCTATACGTATCACCCGGCGGCGGGATTTATTCGGATTGACTGATATTTCCTAATTCCTTTTCCAGTTTTGTCATCCTGAGGAGGTACGACGAAGGATTACAACCATCTGTTTTCCTACTTCAAACAGTTTGAAGTTCTTTAAAATGACATTGTTCTTAATTATTCTTTTACTTTATTAAGGTGTTTTTGAACTTTACTGTCCAATAATTCATTCAAATCTTTTTCGCTTAAATCCAAAATTAATTTATTAATCCAAAATTTAGTTTGCTTAATGTAAGCATCAATGATTTGCATAGGGGCTCGCTCAGCATACATAGTTGCCACGAGCATTGCCGATGGAACTGGTACATACACATGCAGCGGATCCTTATAAAAATTATCGAGAGAGCGAACCATTTCTCGTGTTGTCAAATAATCAATCGTTTCGCTGTAGAGACTATCGGCGAATTCACTTTGAGACTCCCACGCTTTTAAATAATAATAGAGTCGGCCATCCAGCACACCATTGATGTACGCCGCCTTGATCCGATACACCATTTCAGGATTATGATTCCCGAGCTGATCAACTCGGCGCCAATCTCCGCCATCCCAAAAGAGTCGGTTTTCTTGCTGACCCAACAAGAGAGAGAGAAAAAAACTGATGAAAATTGCTGTACGCTTCATGGTTGTTATTGGAAAATAGAACTGAAAAATGGGTATTTCCACCCTGATATTTTAAGTGACGTTTCTTTTTTTAATGAAATAAATCGGAAGATAAGCTACAGCAAAATGCGCCAGTGCCACAAATTCCGCCGACAATATATACCATGGCCACGGTCCTAAATAATCCAACAAGGATGGAATGTGTTCGCCAAGATCGTTCACCGGTTTGCCACGGATCCAGAAATAATTCGCGTCGAGAATAAGATTCACAGGAATGGTTAACAGAAAAAAGGCATTTAACCCAATAAACGCTCGTTTGAGGCTTATGATAGTTGGTTTCATTTCATACACTACTGTTGCATAAATCAAGGCAAGAATAAGTCCATTATGTCCAATCCAAAACCGGATAAAATGAAAATGCGGAAAGGCCTGCGAAATATCCGGTGTAATCGCTGCTTGAAACATGCCGGAAAAACCCCAAAAATACAGCACTTCGTACACCCTGAAATTCTTTTTCAGCATGACAAACGGAATAATTAAGTTAGCGAACCTACAAAGATGAAACGGAAGGTGAAGTTTTAAATCGAAGGTTCCTGCTATCAATTCCAGCCCAACCCACACGATGTAGTTTCCCATTACAAGGAAACCGATTACCGCGCCGAAACGATCCTGTTGAGATGGATTAAGTTTTTGCTTCGCATAGATCGGAATTGCGATGAACAATACCAATGAAATGGAAAGCGCCCACAGATGCTGACTTCCAAACATTTCGAACGAGTCAAACGTGTATAGGTATCGGTGGACGGACTCGCGCACGCGGATTTAAGGTTTATCTTCGAATGCTTTTTGTAAATGATGTGCACCGCCCCATCCTGCTACGGCAGCTCCCATCCAAATGTGGCTAAACTTTTGCCCAAGCTCTTTCAAAGTATATCCAAAATAAACCAATGCAATGGCTCCAACTAGTAGGACTAACGCTAAAAAAAGGCGTAATCGCCAATCAATGTGGATCAAAGGTTAATCCTTGGCCTTGGCTTTTTTCTTGGCGGCGGGTTTCTTTTTTGTAGCCGGTTTTTTCTTAGCAGGTGCTTTCTTTGCCGGTTTCTTTTTGGGAGTTGTCTTTTTGGCTACAGATTTCTTGGTTGCTGTTTTCTTTGCGGTTGGTTTCTTCTTAGTTACCGGTTTTTTCTTTGTCGCTGTTTTTTTCTTGGGAGCTTCCTCTGTTGCAACCGGTTCTTCAACTTCAACCGGTTTGGGTGCAGCTGACTTCGCTTTCGATAATAATGCCTGAGATTTTAATCGCATCCGTTCTTTATTTTTTCGATGGCGGATGTTGACCATTTTCTTTTTCTTATTCATAAGTTCCTTTCAATATTTCATTACGCTGGAATAAAAACAATATAAGCAAAGAAATTACTGATTGTTGCCAATAAATCAATCCACAATTAATCCCCGCACAATAAATCTGTCTCTGGCTTTTCCTACATGATTAAACGGATAACAGGTAATGAGGGTAATGCAGTCATTTTCTGTTTCATCAATCCAGTAAATATCATCGCCGAAGACTGGGCGGACTTCGCTCACAGTGAATGATTGAGTTGCAAATGTAGATTCAAGCTCAATCGTGTCGCCGATTTTAATGTCTTTTAGCGGACGAAAAAAACTATCGCGGTGCCCAGCAATGACGATATTGCCACTACTGCCGGGTCGAGACGAGTTTGAAAGATGCCCCGGTCCAAACGCCAGTGCTTCACCGGAGACACCGCCCAATACTACATTCTCAATTCCAACTGAATTTATGGTCAATTTTCCCACCGGATGCGTGTCCGCCCATTCCCATGGATTCTGCACAGTCTTTTCAGATTTTGTCCGTTCCCATGCCTTTTCCAGCAATATCGAGGCCAATTTCCCCTTTCCATAGTAATAGGTGGATTTCCCGACCAAAATAAA comes from the Candidatus Neomarinimicrobiota bacterium genome and includes:
- a CDS encoding TIGR02206 family membrane protein, with translation MRESVHRYLYTFDSFEMFGSQHLWALSISLVLFIAIPIYAKQKLNPSQQDRFGAVIGFLVMGNYIVWVGLELIAGTFDLKLHLPFHLCRFANLIIPFVMLKKNFRVYEVLYFWGFSGMFQAAITPDISQAFPHFHFIRFWIGHNGLILALIYATVVYEMKPTIISLKRAFIGLNAFFLLTIPVNLILDANYFWIRGKPVNDLGEHIPSLLDYLGPWPWYILSAEFVALAHFAVAYLPIYFIKKRNVT
- a CDS encoding class GN sortase; the protein is MTKLYRFVPTLLILLGFILVGKSTYYYGKGKLASILLEKAWERTKSEKTVQNPWEWADTHPVGKLTINSVGIENVVLGGVSGEALAFGPGHLSNSSRPGSSGNIVIAGHRDSFFRPLKDIKIGDTIELESTFATQSFTVSEVRPVFGDDIYWIDETENDCITLITCYPFNHVGKARDRFIVRGLIVD